GGTGTGTCACGGGCTCGAATGGTGTCGATAACAGGTTTATAAAGTTCATAATCGAGGCCATTAAGGACTCTCGAAATTACGTCTTCGGGATCAAGGATTTTGCCCATAAGAGCAAGTTGATCCACGCATGCTTTTATCGAGTGTATATACTCGGTTATTGTTTGATCCGTGGTTTTGGATATCGAATCAAATTTGGTTTTAATTTGTTGAATGTGAATACGCGACGGGTTGGCATAAGTCTGGGCAAGAATGTCCCAGGCTTCCTTCGCGGTTTTAGCCCGTACAATCAAAGATTGTAGAGCAGAGGTTATGGTGCCCATAAGAGCACCGAGTATTAATCCGTCTTGTTTTAACCAAGACAGATGAGCAGGGTTTGGAGTCTCCTGTTTGGCGGCATCCAAGACGGTTGCAGCAGGTGCTGTTTCGGAGCCATCAACAAAGCCTAAAAGGCTTAGACCAAACAGTATATGGGTGAGTTGGAACCTCCATGTGGTGTAGTTGAGGTTGTTGAGTTTCACGACATGGTGAAGGTTTGGGGCCGTGAGGGGTTTTGTGGCGTCGTGGGGGTTGGGGATGATGGAATCAGTTTGGGTGTTAGTCATGGCAGAGGTTGGGTGAGGCAGTAGGTGTTTTTGACGTTTGAAGGAGTTGCGTTTAGGTCGTAGCGGGTTGGATCGCTGAAGACTCGATGATACCATATAAGACAGTAGGTTTGTGAAGAATGAATTGTGTATTAATGATTGAATGTTTTACAGTATATATAGGAGTAGCATGTACATCTAAAAAGGGAGAGGAGCCTATACAATGAGCTAATTGATTGACAGAATAATACTGATGCTATATTTACAAAGATATGACAGCTTGATTGAAAATTATGTGGGATTGGATTGATTTTGTGATTTGTCAATATTATCTTCTGAGATATTGTTAATATGAGTAACTCTATACTAACTACATGTAAATATTATACTGTATAGGTTTTTAACGTGTACCATGAAGCACACGTGAGAAAAACCGTTCTTACTGACAAAATGACACATTGTATTAGTCAATTTGCTGTTGTCATACAATCATTCTCATACACATCAGAAAGTTTACTGATTGCTGATATATTGTATTAGTCAAATTTATAGCTGAATAAAACAATTCATGTTTATACATGACACTGcaattttatgttatttttattgttagaGTTTGAATACATTGCATCTTCAAAGCAGATGATCTAAGTAAGTCAACTAATTGCAATGTCTATACATAAAGCTCAATTATTTGCTCCGAACTCATATCTGAAAACAAAGTGACTTGCCTCTGCAAGTACTATTCACTCCGAACTCATATCTGAAAACAAAGTGACTTGCCTCTGCAAGTACTATTCAAACTTCAGAGTGATAGATGAactatctcaaccaaaaccttaaggtgatggttgaggcccaactattataaatattcctattacagAGTTCAGACCGATGTAACTTATGTAGCTCAAACTCTATATTATAGTTTACTAGCAAGTCGCAACGAAATTGTAACATGAATTATATTGATCAAAGAATGTTCTTTTAcctattcttttggacttaaacaGTCTGAAAAGGTACGAGTTATTCTAAAAACTTTATATAAAACCATAGTAATAAATAATTATGAATTTCATTTGTTACTaacgataaaataaaataaactgtAATAAAACTTAGCCGTTCATTTGTGTGGTTgttttatactccctctgtctaCTCGGATTCTTTACGTTTTTTGTTCATTTGTGAGGACTGATCAGTATTTAATCAAAAGTAAAGAATTAGTTGAGACGGATGAAGTATATCTTGCTAGTTGCGAATGGCAACCCTTTTTTGTTTCTTACAACTTCAAACAGATGGGTAAGTATGTCTTTGAATATAAATTCGTCTTGTCGATTAATTAATCCATCTTTCTTGTTGAATCGTTCTTCATTTCGTTCATACTGTACTTTATTTTATAAAAATTGGTTTCATGTTCTCTAACTCAAACTGCTGCTGTCATAAAAATTGGTTTCATGTTCTCTAACTTAATTTATATATTGTATTAGTCAACTTTATAGCAAGTCATCATCATTTGTTATAAAAAATACAGTACTAAGTTATCCAGAAAAGTTCAAAGAATTGACCAAATAACTAAGCTAAATAAAACAACCGTTTCTCAGACGAAGGTATTCGTCTTAacattaaaacgggtcaaatattatACCACTTGAGCATATACGACAAATCTTTTGCATTTTGTCATACATTCTGTTTTTGTCTTATTCATACTTCTTGATCTgtcttaagcttaagatggaTACACCCGTCTTAAACCAAGAACTTGTGATAAAACAATTCATGTTAAACATGACACTGcaattttatgttatttttattgtCAGGGGTTGAATACATTGCATCTTTTGTGCTTTTGACTACATATTCATTTTCCCCTCTGCACTTCAATCTTTATCTTCAAATCGTTTTTTCTGTGAAGACCGAGTTATTTACCTCAGCGGAACAGAATAATATGTCGAAAATTAGAATTCTGCTCTACCTCTTAATCGTTTGCTTCAAACGCGTTATTTCTGAAGACCAAGTGACTATCCTCACCCAATATTGTTCAGAGGGAGTAAGCAATGATCCGCGAAATACTTACCAAAACAACCTTAATCTGCTACTGTCCAATCTAACCTCGGAAGCAGCTACCAAGAAATTCTACAACTCTTCTATAGGATCGGGACAGAACAAAGTTGAAGGAATCTTCCTCTGCAATGGGGCCTACACGACACAGGTTTGCACTAACTGCATCACAGTTGCAGCGGGACAAATCCAGCAGAAGTGTCCAAATGATGTGGAAGCGATGATTTGGTATGGCCAATGCATGTTACGTTATTCAAATCGGTCCATATTATCCATTGAAGATGATTCAATTTACCAGATCTTTGAGTATGGGCCGACAGATTATAAACAATATGATCAGCAATTATCAAGCACGTTGATCGACCTTTCTAATACTGTCATGGTAGATGATTCGGAATTGGCTTTTGCAAATGGGGTTGTGTATGTTGATAAGTATATTACACTTATAGCTTATGTTGAGTGTACTCCTGATTTAAAGCGCTCAGACTGCAAGAAATGCCTGCAGACTGGTTTAAACAGGCTTAAGATGAACGGCGTTCAACTAAGAACAATTGTTCAGCCAAGTTGTCGGATAGCGTACTTCTATGTGGATTTCGATCCAGGTGACACTGTACTCCTTGAAATTTTCTTCACTTCTAAACATATTCATTTTTCTTATGTTCCCATCATACTGTTTTTACGTTATAGTCGATTGATCTTTTATTCATTTAATCTAAGATGTAGGCAAAGGATTCAGCTCCTCTTCGATTGCTCTAATTACAGTTGCAGCTATAGCCGGGACATCTTTGATCTTGAATTTGTACATGTACTTACGGAAAGTCAAGGCAAGAGGAAAGCCCACTGGTAAAGCAACTTTATTGCATTCATTCATGTGTTTGGAAACTCGTTTAATTTGGAGTATTATTGTTAGTCGAATGCAACTCTGATTTTTCATAATTCCGAGaaattaccttttttttttttttattccacTGCCTCCAGGATTGGATGAAATGGAGATCATGGAAAACCTTCACTTGCAGTATAATACTATCAAAACTGCTGCAGACAACTTCGCGCCAGCTAATAAAATCGGCCAAGGTGGATTCGGAGTTGTTTACATGGTATGTACGTAAAGGGCTCAGATTATACACTATCTTACCTCTATGTTTGTATCATGAAGAGCCTGGATGTTAAAACTCGGGTTGAGGCAATTTATATATTTCTATCATGAATGAAGGGCATAGAGTTTAGCCATTGGCGGAATTGTCGTTAATTTCAGGGAATGCTTCCAGATGGACAGGCGATAGCAGTGAAGAGACTAGCTAGTCAGTCAGGACAAGGGATCAGGGAGTTCAAGAGTGAAGCATGCTTAGTTGCAAAATTGCAGCACAAAAATCTTGTCAAACTCTTCGGATTTTGCTTGGAAGGAGAAGAAAAACTACTTGTTTATGAGTTTGTGCCTAATAAAAGTCTCGATCGCTATCTATTTGGTACTTTCGAGTCTTTGAATTTTTCTCTTTTTGATATTGTGGCAACTTCAAAACTAATTTACTGATTTTGGCTTTCGGGTTTAAAACTGCAGATGCAAAGAGGGGAGCCTGTTTGAATTGGGAAACACGAAAGAAGGTCCTAATGGGAATTGCACGCGGACTTGTATATCTCCATGAAGATTCTCGGTTCAAGATTATCCATCGAGATCTCAAACCTAGCAATATTTTGTTAGATGCTGATATGAACCCGAAAATTGCAGATTTTGGGATGGCGAAACTGTTTGGAAGTGACCAAACTCAAGGAAATACTAGCAGAGTTGCAGGAACATTGTAAATTCAGTTCTCTGCACTAATAAATTCCATTGCTTACAATGACTTTTGTTGATGATGCGACTTGTAAATGACATGATGCAGCGGATACATGGCGCCAGAGTATGCAACAACCGGGCAGTTCTCTGTCAAGTCTGATGTTTTCAGTTTTGGTGTCATTCTTTTGGAAGTCGTCAGTGGACGCAGGAATAGTGTCTCAATTATTCAAGACGATGATGAAAACCTGCTAAATTACGTAAGCTTTAATCTTCAAATAATTAGTCCATGATCTTCACCCTACCTCCTCATCTCAGTCATCACATAACAAAAGGATGGTTTTAAATATCGCTTGATAAACAGGCATGGAGATTATGGAACGAAGGCTCTATCACAGAATTTGTCGATCCAAATATTAAAGAATTGTGTTCAACCACTGAGGTGACCAGATACATTCACATCGGATTATTGAGCATCCAAGAAGACGCAAGTAGAAGGCCGACAATGGCATCAATCTTGTCCATGATGAGCAACGAATCAATTGCTCTTCCTTCTCCTAAAGCCTCATCAGCTTTTCCATACCGGAGAAACTTGTCCAAACGCTTGGATAATAGTAACGCGGTTTTTACAGCTGAGATTTTT
This sequence is a window from Silene latifolia isolate original U9 population chromosome 8, ASM4854445v1, whole genome shotgun sequence. Protein-coding genes within it:
- the LOC141597509 gene encoding cysteine-rich receptor-like protein kinase 19, giving the protein MGELEPPCGVVEVVEFHDMVKVWGREGFCGVVGVGDDGISLGVSHGRGVEYIASFVLLTTYSFSPLHFNLYLQIVFSVKTELFTSAEQNNMSKIRILLYLLIVCFKRVISEDQVTILTQYCSEGVSNDPRNTYQNNLNLLLSNLTSEAATKKFYNSSIGSGQNKVEGIFLCNGAYTTQVCTNCITVAAGQIQQKCPNDVEAMIWYGQCMLRYSNRSILSIEDDSIYQIFEYGPTDYKQYDQQLSSTLIDLSNTVMVDDSELAFANGVVYVDKYITLIAYVECTPDLKRSDCKKCLQTGLNRLKMNGVQLRTIVQPSCRIAYFYVDFDPDVGKGFSSSSIALITVAAIAGTSLILNLYMYLRKVKARGKPTGLDEMEIMENLHLQYNTIKTAADNFAPANKIGQGGFGVVYMGMLPDGQAIAVKRLASQSGQGIREFKSEACLVAKLQHKNLVKLFGFCLEGEEKLLVYEFVPNKSLDRYLFDAKRGACLNWETRKKVLMGIARGLVYLHEDSRFKIIHRDLKPSNILLDADMNPKIADFGMAKLFGSDQTQGNTSRVAGTFGYMAPEYATTGQFSVKSDVFSFGVILLEVVSGRRNSVSIIQDDDENLLNYAWRLWNEGSITEFVDPNIKELCSTTEVTRYIHIGLLSIQEDASRRPTMASILSMMSNESIALPSPKASSAFPYRRNLSKRLDNSNAVFTAEIFTDVNITRLNAIASSVLLTALN